Part of the Polaribacter sp. Hel1_33_78 genome is shown below.
ATTGAATGTTTTCACTTGAATAGCTCTTACATTATTACCACTATCAATAAACGGAAATGTTGTGCCACCTTTGCAATATCCTTTTGTTACAGTACCTAAATGATATTGTGCTATAATTTTTTCAATATCATCAGCTTTAAAAGGGTATGCGATATTGTACAATAAATTTTGAATAAAACCATTTTCTTGATAAGCTGTTCTAGTCTTATAAAACACCTCTTTTGGAATAAATACTTGCTTTGGTTTTTCTAACGGTTTATTAATTTGATATAGAAAATTGCTCTTAATTGTATTATCTTTTGTATATCCATTTTTATATGGGTTTAAATGATAACCACAATTAACTTCTCTATCACATTTGCCATATTCATCAGGTAAATATTGCTGTGTTTCTATATCAACATATCTTACAAAGCGTTTTTTATGACAGGCTGGACAACGATGTTTTTTACTTCCTTTTTCGAAAGTGTATCTATATTGGCTCATAAAAAGTTTTCTTTAGAGGGTAACTTTAATAACTTTAGTAACTCATACTGTTACTTTAGTTATTTTAATTACTGCTTTTAAACATCTTTTTTAAAATGAAACTTCCTTTGTTATAAAGGCTGCAAGTTTGTTACCTGCTACACGTTCTACTATGATTTTATAGTTTTTTAGCCTTTTAGAAAAATTGACTTTACTTACTGGTTTAAAACCATCTTCAGAACAATACTGCCTGTAATGTGGATATAGGTCTTTTATAAGTGTGTAATCATTAGGGGAAATAGTATAGTCGTTTTCATCGATAAACATTTTAACGCTATCTGATTGCGTTTTATAATCTGCAACAGCTTCTTCTGCTGCTGTACATTTTGAAAAACCTTTTTGGTCTAATAAACGATTTAAGCCTTCTAAAACCCAATTAAAAACACCTGATAATTCGGTTTCTATAATTTTATTATGTAGGCTTTTATCTTGCTTTTCTGGTGGGATGGTAACATCAAAAGGAATAATTAAAAATCTCCTAAAATATGCGTTTGTCTGTTCTACCTCTTTCGGTAGATCATTACAATTGAATATTAATTTTGCATATTGCTTTAAAGTAAAAGGTTCGCCATAAGGTAATCGAGCTTCTACAGGTTCTCCTGAAACTAATTGTTTAAAAATTGAACTTTCTAATTTGCCATTAATTTCTGATGCATAATTCACTAATTTGTTAGCAATTTTTGCTCTGAAATAACCATTTTCATTCGTTAGGCTTTGTAAAGAATAATTACTTGTATTTTCATCACCAAGTAAAGCGCTCACAACTTGAAAAAATACAGATTTACCATTTGCACCACCACCATAAAGAATTAATGCTTTTTCTTCTTTAAGCCTATTACTATTGTGCTTAATAAATAGAAAACCTAAAAATTCAGCTAATACATTTTGTTTTTCTATATCTGGTAAAACTTCATTTAAATAGTTTTTAAATATTGGTGCTTCTGCTTCTGGGTTATATTCAAAAGGTAATTGATACGTGATAAAGTCATTAGGGTTAAATGGTCTTATTTGAGTACCCTCTGTATTTATTTCAAATGTTCCATTTTTTAAATTTATCAAAACATTGTCCGCTGATGGTGGTATAGCATCTAGGTAAGCGGTTGCCAAAAATTGTTCGTATAACTCCTTTTTGAATCTATAATATTTCGCAGAAAATTTAGGTACACCCATTTTTTCGGCTGCTTTACCTAAAAACTTCTGAAATGCTTCTTTATCAATTTCACTCCAATAAGAACCATTGTATAAATAAATGAAACTATGATTTTTGCATAAGCCCCAATTATTGCTTCTAGCGGTATTTAAAACAGTATCAATTGAAATAATTGAATAGTGCTTATTTGTGAGCTTAAAATTATCGTGAACGCTTGGATTTGCTATTCTCTCAAAATCTACCTTATTAAATTGCTTTAAAAGTTTAGATAAGATGTTATTGTGTTTAACTTCTTTACTATCTGTTAATTCGTTAATATGTCTGATAATTGTTCCAGGCTCTTCTAAACTCTCAAATTGAGGGTTTAATGGTACAGCATTGCTCATAACTTAAAGATTTAAAGATTAGTAATTATTTCTTTTTGTTGTGAATGCTTTGCGATAGTTATTATCTAATAACTTTTGCACGTCGCTCATACGATAATAGATTTTTGAACCTATTTGTGAGAATGAAATAACGCCTTCGTCACGCCAAGTTTGAGCGGTACGTTTGCTTATATTCATTAGCAGAAGAAATTCTTGATTGTCTAAAAAAGTGTCTTGAGGCTTCTTTTGTTTTTCCTCTAGTTGTTTGTTTAGTTGGTCTAAACGATTAACTAAATCTTTGTACTGTTGGGTGCTTAAAATGATTGCTTCCATTACGATATATATTTAAAATTATACCGCAATATTGCCCTTAACATAGGTAGCTATAGGGTTACCCTTATAATACCCTTATAACAGGTGTATTTTAATGTATTGGGTTGTTTTTAATGTACTGTAATGCTTCCTTTTTGTAATTCTCTGATGTTGTAGATGCATCTAGTTCTGACCTTAATTCTAAATTTATTTTATCTGCAAAAACATTGCATAAGGTTGACAAACCAATATTAGGAATTATCATCTTTTCTCTTAACGCTTCAATCACTCCCCTTAATGCTCCCTTTTTTCTTGGTGTTAAAATACAAGAGCCATTTAATGTTATGCTTAAATCTTCAAGTAACTGCAAAACATAAACTTGCTTGTTAGTTTGTGGAATAAGAGAATTGAAATCTTTCTTTAAATCTTTTGATGGTTTTTTAGCTGTAGAAGTGATACCACTTTTAAAATCGTTTAAAGCATTTATAGTAGCTTCTTTAAATAACTCAAAATGATTGGTGTAATGCTTCCAGACGTGCATTGCATATTTTGATAAATAGGTTTCTTCTTTGTATTCCATATAATTTGGAAACCAATAGGTATCGTGATATAGTCGTTTAAATACTTCAGCTCTTTTATCTGGTGTATGGGTTTTAAATTGATTTACTGATAATGTGAGGTATTTATTAATTTCAAAGTCGTTTAATGGCTTGATTCTTTCGAATAAAGATTTTAAAAACTCATTATATAAGGCACCAGAAATAAAGTTATCAAAATACATAGGGTCAAAAGTATATTTTTCCCATTCATCATCAAGTTTGCGTTTGTATTCTACTGCCTCTATCGCTAAACGTTTTTCTAATTCTTCTACAATAAAAACGTCTTTAGGTTCATCGTTTTGGTAGTTGGTGTAGGTCATTGCTGGATTGTTTAATTTCTCTTTTGCTTGATGCTTTTTTTCTTCCTCAACAGTTTCTAATATACTCTTGAAAGTTGTTAGTCTATCCGCAATCGCCATATATTTTATAAAATGTGAGATAAACTTATTATCAATACCAAAATGCCCTTCTTCAATCATTTCTTCCCATTCTAATTCATCAAGATTCTCAACATCTTCTACCTTTTTAAATTTCATTGTTAAGACTTCTAAAACGTCATCAAACTCTTGTGATAGAAAATTTCTAATTAATCTTTCTCTGTATTGATCGTGATTATCACCTGATAAATCAAATTCGCTAGGACTTATATAACATCTTAAAAACTCTGCTATATCAGGACTGCATTTAGCGAGTTTCTTTTGCATTTTCTTAATCTCCTTTTTAGTAAACTCTACTTTCTCAACATCATTAACACAAGAACTATACATTAGTTTGTCCTTATCTGTTTGAGAGTAAACAGCTGTTTGAATAAAGCTATCAATAGCATCTGTGAATTTGTCTAACAACAACAATTCTATTTTTGAATATTCACCCATATTAATTGATGTATTTATCTACTGCATTATCCAACTCACTACTAATAATTTTTGCATACACTTGTGTAATACCAATATCTGAATGGTCCATCAATTTAGAAACGTGTTCTATACGCATACCATTATTTAATGCCCTGGTGGCAAATGTATGTCTGCTAATATGAAAACTTAAATTAAAAGGTAGTTCTAAACGTTTGCCCATTTTTCTTAAATACATATTACTTAATGCTATTGCTCTTCCGGTTATTAAATTTCTATGTTCTTTATCTGTAAAATAGGTTTTATCAATATTTGCAAAAGGGAAAATTATATCTTCTTGCTTCTGTTCTTTTTGTTGATACTTCTCTAATATCTCAACTGCTTTTTGACCTATTCTAACGCTATGCTGTCTGTTTGTTTTTCTGATTATCTTGGTTATTCTTCCGTTTTTCTTATCGTAATTCTTCCATTTTAGCTCTAGCATATCCCCAAACCTTAAACCACCTGCAAAGACTGAAAATATAAACATATCTTTTATAATCTGTGCTTTGTCTTTATTTGAAACCTCTAAATCCATAAAGTCCTGAAACTGTTCCGCAGATAGATAGCGTTTTGTACTCTTTTCTTTTTTTACTGTGAACTTGTTAAAGGGAAATAAATCCAAAGGTATTAAATCTTCTTTTTGTGCTTCCTTAAACATTATCTTCATAATCTTTAAAGAGAAATTAATCGTTGTGTTATTGTTGCCTAATGTAGAACTGCAATAGGATGCAAAATCTTTTAAAGTGGTAACTGTAATATCTTCAAACATCAATTCTCTATGACCTACAAACTTTTCAAATTTCTTTAAATAGGTTTTGTAATTCTTATACGTTGAATATGCTAAAGTGTCTTTTCGCTTTTCGCAAAGATTATCAGAGTAGTCAAAAAAGTTCGTTAAGGGTTTACCCTTAATGGCCTCTTTTAGTTTTCTTGCTGTTGTAGATTGGTTTCTTCTTTCTAGGTCTGCAATCTCGCCTTTTGCATCTGCAACCTTTTGAGATATGTATGCGTTTAGCCTTGTAGAATTACTGTGATTCTTCTTTACTTTTTGCTTATCTTCATCCCATTCATTTGGCTTTAATTTTAGGCTTAACGAAATGAATTTAGTTTTGCGGTCTTTGATAACTCTTAAATAAAGAGGTGCTTCACCTGCTTTATCTACTTTGCTATTTCTTAAAATTAGTTTTATTGAAGACATAAAGTACTGGTTTTAAAGGGATGCAATGCGGTGCAACCGAGTACTAAGGTACAACAATAGGTACAACAAAACAAGCATTTTAGCGCATTTTGTTGCTTTACTTTACTTTAGTGAAAACCTGTAAAGTACTGTATTTAAAGGATTTTAGTGAATTTCGAAGTAATTGAGCGCAGTATCTATATAACACCGTGTATAATCAATTGCTAGTTTTAGCTTACTTACGAAAATCCTCGCGGATTTTCTACTTAGTTTGTATTTACTAAATTAGGTGTTGTATAAACGCAAAAAATCATACACAAACACGTTGGCGTGCATTAGAAAAATGAAAAAAATAAGAATATTTACCGTTTTAATTTTAATAGTTTGTTGTAAAAATTCAGAAACAAAAACTGAATTGCAAAACACAAAAATTGAAATTAATAAAAATTTGATTGAAAAATCATTGCTGTTTCCATTTGAGAAAAAATTAACTGAATTTCAAAAAGACAGTATCAATGAATATGGAGCAGGAGATTGTTGGGGAAACGTTCAACAATATTCGAAAAATAAAATTGAGGTAGGACTTGATTCGACAAACTGTGGCGACTATGGATTTTATCACAGTTTTTATTTGCTAAATAATGGTGGAATTAGAATTGCACATTTAAAAGAAT
Proteins encoded:
- a CDS encoding phage/plasmid primase, P4 family; translated protein: MSNAVPLNPQFESLEEPGTIIRHINELTDSKEVKHNNILSKLLKQFNKVDFERIANPSVHDNFKLTNKHYSIISIDTVLNTARSNNWGLCKNHSFIYLYNGSYWSEIDKEAFQKFLGKAAEKMGVPKFSAKYYRFKKELYEQFLATAYLDAIPPSADNVLINLKNGTFEINTEGTQIRPFNPNDFITYQLPFEYNPEAEAPIFKNYLNEVLPDIEKQNVLAEFLGFLFIKHNSNRLKEEKALILYGGGANGKSVFFQVVSALLGDENTSNYSLQSLTNENGYFRAKIANKLVNYASEINGKLESSIFKQLVSGEPVEARLPYGEPFTLKQYAKLIFNCNDLPKEVEQTNAYFRRFLIIPFDVTIPPEKQDKSLHNKIIETELSGVFNWVLEGLNRLLDQKGFSKCTAAEEAVADYKTQSDSVKMFIDENDYTISPNDYTLIKDLYPHYRQYCSEDGFKPVSKVNFSKRLKNYKIIVERVAGNKLAAFITKEVSF
- a CDS encoding site-specific integrase, whose product is MSSIKLILRNSKVDKAGEAPLYLRVIKDRKTKFISLSLKLKPNEWDEDKQKVKKNHSNSTRLNAYISQKVADAKGEIADLERRNQSTTARKLKEAIKGKPLTNFFDYSDNLCEKRKDTLAYSTYKNYKTYLKKFEKFVGHRELMFEDITVTTLKDFASYCSSTLGNNNTTINFSLKIMKIMFKEAQKEDLIPLDLFPFNKFTVKKEKSTKRYLSAEQFQDFMDLEVSNKDKAQIIKDMFIFSVFAGGLRFGDMLELKWKNYDKKNGRITKIIRKTNRQHSVRIGQKAVEILEKYQQKEQKQEDIIFPFANIDKTYFTDKEHRNLITGRAIALSNMYLRKMGKRLELPFNLSFHISRHTFATRALNNGMRIEHVSKLMDHSDIGITQVYAKIISSELDNAVDKYIN
- a CDS encoding helix-turn-helix domain-containing protein, coding for MEAIILSTQQYKDLVNRLDQLNKQLEEKQKKPQDTFLDNQEFLLLMNISKRTAQTWRDEGVISFSQIGSKIYYRMSDVQKLLDNNYRKAFTTKRNNY